A region from the Lytechinus variegatus isolate NC3 chromosome 6, Lvar_3.0, whole genome shotgun sequence genome encodes:
- the LOC121416556 gene encoding proline rich transmembrane protein 1B-like — protein sequence MAEMKSAPYDQLPSAPYDSTAIGSNAYAYGNAGYSTGPPAPSGGGVAPPAYSQNTVPVAQTVTVGVPIATTIHRQGAPPMPEKYIIHNILVLLFCCLLFGIIGIIKGSQVDSLYIQGHYEAAQVASLSARRWYLWGLWFGVIVYAVFLVTFLILII from the exons atggcAG AAATGAAAAGCGCCCCCTACGACCAACTACCCAGCGCTCCATACGATAGCACTGCAATCGGGAGCAACGCCTATGCATACGGGAACGCCGGGTATTCTACAGGGCCCCCAGCCCCAAGTGGTGGAGGTGTAGCTCCCCCTGCATACTCACAAAACACTGTACCGGTGGCGCAAACGGTCACTGTTGGG GTGCCAATCGCTACGACTATTCACAGACAGGGTGCCCCTCCTATGCCTGAGAAGTATATAATTCACAATATCCTCGTACTCCTCTTCTGTTGTCTATTGTTCGGAATCATTGGAATCATTAAGGGTTCGCAG GTTGATTCTCTGTATATCCAAGGCCATTATGAAGCGGCTCAGGTTGCCTCTCTCTCTGCCAGGCGATGGTATCTCTGGGGTCTCTGGTTTGGTGTTATTGTGTACGCTGTCTTTCTGGTTACTTTCTTGATTCTTATAATTTAG